GGCCGCGACGTAGGCGATGTCGGGATTAGTCGGATGGATCCGCACGCCACCGATATTGCCGACGTCCTTCAGTCCGATGTGCTGCCAGGTCTTGCCCGCGTCGGTGGACTTGTAGACGCCATTGCCGATCGAGACGTTCGAGCGGTAGCCGTCCGAGCCGGTGCCCACGTAGATGATGTTCGGATCGGAGTCCGAGACGTCCATGTCGCCCATCGAGCCGACGCTGATCTGCCCGTCGGAGACGTTGGACCAATTGGCACCGGCATCGGTGGTCTTCCAGATGCCGCCACCAGTGGACCCGAAGTAGAACGTGAACGGGTCCTGGTTCACGCCCGTGACCGTGGTGACGCGTCCACCGCGGGCCGGGCCGACCATGCGCCAACGGAGCTGGCCGAAGGTCGATGCAGGGACATGGGCGGTGGCCTGCGAGGCGCTGCGGGCCGGAGCCTGAGCGTTGAGGAGGGCAGGGCCGGCAAATGCGGCCAAGGCGAGAACTGAGAGCGCGCGGTGGGCGGGTCGCATCATCAGGGCTGAGCGGGAGTGAGTATTGGCGCCGACTGGTGCGGCGCGCGGCCAGAAGAACATACGCGGAGACGGTGGCAAGCGTTCGATGCAACGCGCAACGATAGGCTTGCACGGGCTGTAGGCTCTCGGTACACTATTCCGTACAGAATTCAGGAGCCCTCGTGTCGAAGATGAAGCCCTCCCGCGATATCCAGCCGGTCACCGAGTTCCGAGCGAACTCCGCCCAGGTCATTCGGCAGGTCCGCGAGACCGGCGCTCCCGTGTTCCTGACCCAGAACGGGCGGGGCGCGGCCGTGCTCCTCGACGTTGAGTCCTACGAGGCGATGATCGAGGAACTGGAGCTTCTTCGAGACATCCGCACCTCCGAGGCCCAGCTGGCCACCGGAAAGGGCCGCAGTCACTCCACGGTCGC
This is a stretch of genomic DNA from Gemmatimonadaceae bacterium. It encodes these proteins:
- a CDS encoding type II toxin-antitoxin system Phd/YefM family antitoxin, which encodes MKPSRDIQPVTEFRANSAQVIRQVRETGAPVFLTQNGRGAAVLLDVESYEAMIEELELLRDIRTSEAQLATGKGRSHSTVAKSLKARLAR